CTTGGTCAGATTAATCCCGTGCTGCGAAAAAGGCTGCAACATATCGTGCAGTGCGCCGACCCGGTCTCGGATCGTGAACATGATCGAGGTCTTGTCTCGGCCGGTCCGGCCGAGACCCTTGGACGAGACGACCAGGAAACGCGTGAAGTTATGGATGTTGTCCTCGACCCGCCGCTGGATGATCTGAAGACCGTACAACTGGGCCGCCAACTCCGAGGCGATCGCCGCGGCGGAGGCATCTTCAGTGCAGAGCTCCGCCGCCCGGGCCGTGCTGTAAACCTCCGTCGTCGGGATATGGGGCAGATGGTTTTCCAACCAGACCCGGCATTGAGCGAACGGCTGCGGATGGGAACAGATATGTTTCACGTCCTCCATCTTGCCGCTCTTGTTCATCAGGTGGAGGGACACCTCCTGCATCACCTCGCCGACGATTTTCAACGGAGAATCGACAAACATATCCAACGTGTGATTGACAACCCCTTCCGTTGAGTTTTCGATAGGGACAACGCCATAATCGGCCCTCCCCCGTTCCACCTCGCTGAAGACGTCCTTGATGCTGTTCACCGGAAGATACGAGGCTGAGAAACCGAACTGACGCTGACTCGCAAGATGAGTGAAGGTCGCCTTCGGGCCGAGGTAGGCCACTTTGAGCGGGCCTTCCAGGGAGAGCGAGGCCGAGATGATCTCGCGATAGACGGCGCGCAGCGCCTCCTTCGGAAACGGACCCTTATTCAAATTTGAAAGCCGTTCGTAAATTTCCATTTCGCGGGCCGGTGCGTGCAAATCGGAAAGGCTGGCCTTTTTCAGCTTGCCGATCTGCATCACAATCTTGGCGCGCCTGTTCAGGAGGGCGAGGATTTGCTCGTCCAGTTTGTCGATTAACCGCCGCAGTTGTGCGATGTTTTTATTATCTTTAGCACCGGCCATAACGATTTTACCTTTAGAATTAAAGGTCTACCATCCTATACGATTTCGGTGTCTTTTGCAAGCGGTTTATGGTTTCCGATTCCTGATTTTCCATAAAATGTCTGTTGAGAAAGGGATCTTGCTTGGTGGGGGTAAGCGATGGGTGGATGCCGAAGAAATCAATCCGGATTTTTAAGGGAGAAATTCAGATGGGAAACCAAGAAATCCTCAAAACCAGGGGTGGGATTCTGCCGGACCCAGACGTAGATCTCGGGCGTTCCCATGCAGAAACCCATCTTGAAATATCCGGGGATATCGACCACGGGGTAATTCGGAATGGCGTTAACGACTTTTCCTAATTTCTGGAAGTAACCAACCATCTCACGAGTCACCATCGCGTTTTTTAATGTGACGACTATTACCTTTGGAGCCTTGTGGCAGTCCTTACGGATTTCCAGGGCCGCCGTCTCGAGCCTCAACGAACTCGAGAGCGGCGGCGTGGAGATTTCGAGATGATCGGTCTCGTTACCTTCTCTGGGCAACGATCTCACAGAAGGGATCTCCTTTTCCGCGGCACTTGACCTCCTTGGCCACAAAGGTATGGCTGTTCCGGAAGAGCTTTTTATAATAATCTTCGCTCAATTCGGGTTTGACCGTGATGTCTCCTGTGTAAAGAAGGTTGGCCAACCCGGCCGTCGCCCCTGTGGCCAGATAGCAGATCCCATGGTCGCTTTTGGGGTATTTCATGCCCAGATAACCGTTCGACTCGTACGAGTTGAATACCCGCGCGACCAAGCGCTCGTTTGGGATTAGCTCGGCTATCCTCCACACCCCCCATCCCAGAGCGTTCATGACCGCGAAAATGCCGTGCATCCAATCTTCCCGAGATTTAAGCGAGGGATAAATGAGTTGATACCACTCGGGAGACTTCATGATCCCACCAAGCGTGTTGAAGGCACAAACATGTCCCGCCTCCACCAGAAGAGAACCGACTACCGAGTTGATATCGCCTCCCCGCACCTTTTGGGTCCGCATTTCGAATTCGTTCGAGATCCGGTTATAATAATTGGCGAAGTGTCGCGTAAGGTAGACGCCGAACGCGGGAATGTATCCCTCTTCGTTTCCGACCAATTCCATGCCGGAAACCGCCGTGATGATCCCTTCTTCATCAACCTGATTGGTCAATATCCGGGGGCTCACCTTGGAATTGCAATTGCCCTGCCCGACCGACTTTTGAATCACCCGGGCCTTGGCCTCGGTCGTCAATTCGAACTGGCAGGCCTTCGCCCCTTGCGCGATACATTCCTTTTCAACGCACCGGTATGTCCCCAAAGGCTTGTCAAACGCGGCCGCGGCCGCGGCCTCGATAAACCCGCTGTTGAAGTAACATGCGGGAGCTTCTTGTCGGCCCCATTTACTCAAGAAACCAAAACCATAATGGGAGAAGGGGGCGCTGACCTTTCCGCCTTTTTCGGTGATTCGATTCAACTCCAAAACCCCGAAGCCCAGCACATGGAATATTTCGGCAAATTCCGAAAGCCTCTGACTTGCGGGTTCTCCTTTTTTGGCCATATGCTGAAGCTGGCTATACACCACTTCCGCGGCCGCGTCGATTAGAACCTGCTTCATCTGTACATCCGCCGGATCCAAAAGGGTCCTCTGCAAAAAACAATTGTAGTGATGACAGTGAAACACAAGCGGTTCCCCGCCGAGCACCGCCTGATTGATTTCTCGGCGAAAGACGATGGGTTGTATTGTAAGCGTTTTCATTTGCTATCCCCCTCCCCGGATGGATTCTGGATCGGACTTTTTAGTCCCGTCATCTCTTCGATTATCGACTTTACTTCATTAAATATTTTCGGGTCGGTGACGTTTTTCTCGAGGAGAGCAGGAAGAGTGTATCCCGTCTTGAGAATGATCCGGGCCCCCGCGAGTTTTTTCAGAGAACTGTCGGCCTGTTCGTTAAACCAGCCGATCAGCTTTGCAATGCTCGTTGTCTCTATGGTCTGTGTCATGGTCCCTCCTGAAGATAATGACGGAAGCATCATTTAGAAGTGTATCCGAGGATGCCTACTTGTCAAGGCGGAGGACCGACTGGTTCTTCACCCTTGACATTCTTTCCTAAATAGGCGTAGGTTTTAAGGAAATCACCAAGGATGCTCTTGCCATGCTTTACACAAAACTCGGCCGAACCGGGCTCCGGGTCAGTCGTCTCTGCTTAGGGACGATGAACTTTGGGCCGGAAACCTCTGAGAAAGAAAGCCACGCCATCATGGATGAGACGTTGGCTCTCGGCATCAACTTCTTCGACACCGCCAACGTCTATGGATGGAAGAAGGGGGAAGGCTGGACGGAGCAGATCATCGGCCGATGGCTCGCGCAGGGCGGCGGCCGACGGGAAGCGATCGTTCTGGCAACGAAGGTCTACGGACGGATGGGTGACCGTCCCAACGAGCGGGCCCTGTCGGCCTACCATATCCGCCGCGCATGCGAAGAGAGCCTCCGACGGCTCCGGACCGACCATATCGATCTTTACCAGATGCACCATATCGACCGCGACACGCCGTGGGAGGAAATCTGGCAGGCAATGGAGCATCTGGTGCACGAGGGGAAGGTGATCTACATCGGCAGCAGCAACTTTTCCGGCTGGCAGATTGCGACGGCCAACCAGACGGCCGCGCGCCGCAATTTCATGGGCTTGGTGAGCGAGCAGAGCATCTACAATCTCCAGAACCGGATGATCGAGCTGGAGGTGATCCCGGCCTGCCGTGAATACGGTCTGGGACTCATCCCTTGGAGCCCGCTGGCGGGCGGCCTCCTCGGCGGCGCGTTGAAGAAAACCGCCAAGGGTCGTCGGACGGATTCCGAGACCCAGGCCCTCGCGGAAAAGCACCGGCCGCAGATCGAACGGTATGAAGCCTTCTGCAAAAAAATCGGCGAACCGCCTGCCGTTGTGGCCCTGGCCTGGCTCCTGGCAAACCCTTTCGTCACCGCGCCGATCATCGGGCCCCGTACGATGGACCAACTCAAAAGCAGTCTGCGCGCGCTTGAAGTTCGTCTGGACGAAATGTCCATGAAAGAGCTCGATACGATCTGGGCCGGCCCGGGCGGCGAGGCACCCGAGGCCTACGCGTGGTGATCTCGGCTTTTCTGATTGATCACACGCAGCGCCTGCTCTCAAGCTATCGGCGTTGGACGGGGCGGGATCTGATTCCGGCTTCCGGCTCGCTGGAAGAGCGGGCCCGGCACTTGTTTAACGTGCCGTTCGTCGTCATCTCGCACGGCACGGAAGAGGATCCCATTTTAAACTACGGCAATCAGGCGGCGTTGACGCTCTGGGAGATGTCGTGGGAGGAGTTCACAAAAACACCGTCGCGCCTCACGGCCGAGCCGATGGAACAGGCGGAGCGCGCAAAACTTCTGACCGAGGTGTCGAATAAAGGTTTTATGGACGGCTACCGAGGCGTGCGGATCTCCAAAACGGGCCGACGTTTTCAGGTCGAGAAGGCCGTCGTCTGGAACCTGATCGACGAGCACGATCGGTATTGCGGTCAGGCCGCGACCTTTAGCAGGTGGACATACCTATGAGGGTTTGATTCCCGAGACCGCCAGGGCCACGCCGGGGATTCGGACCTCCGCGCCGCGACGGAATCGTTCGGCCGCCCCGACCATTTTCTCATCCGCCTCTGTGCGCTTCTCCTGCGGAACCTTCTCAAACAGTCCCTGAAGCGGCGCGGCCATCTCTCTCAGACATTCCAGGTATTCCTTTTCCGAAGCAAAAACACCTTCGATCGGCACCTCTTCTTCGCGAAGATCCGTAAAACCGGCGGCCTTCATCCGGCCCTGCAGATCACCCGACCGTTCCAGATAAAAGATGCCCGGAACGGACGGATCGACCGGCGGCATCTCCATATATTCTTTGAGCACTCCCATGGGAAGCGTGATGTATGGATTCTTCTCTTTGGCCGCCCAGACCGCCGTTGCCACTCTTCCTCCGGGCTTCAGCACGCGATGCATCTCTCCAAGAGTCTTGTCCAGATGTGGGAGGAACATCAGACAGAAACGGGACGTGACCGCATCAAACCGGTCCGCTTCAAAGGACAGCGACGCAACATCGGCTTGCCGGAAGGTCACATGATTCAGTCCCCGCTTGGCTGCTTTCCGCCGGGCCACTGCAAGCATGTCCTCGGCAATGTCGATGCCGGTCACATGGCCGCTCGTTCCAACGCGCTCCGCGGCCGGGATCGCAGGGTATCCGGTTCCGCTTCCCAGATCCAGGACCTGATGGCCGGGCTCCAGGCGGGCCTTCTCCAACAGATGCCGCGTACAAGGTTCCATTCTGACATTCAACCAGGCGTCCCATTTTTCCCATGCGGCCGAAACCCGGTTCCAGTCCTTGCGTTGTGTTTCGATGAATTGGTTCGGATCAAAATGGGTCACGATGATTCTCCTTTGTAAAGACCATCCGATTTTAAATTGGGGGAACCGCGTATGTCAATAAGGCTTCAGAATTCCTTGATCGTCGAGCAGGGGGGTTTAGAGAAGGTCGGCTTGCTGGGGCTTCGGGCGATTCGGATGAAGCGGCTTGCCGAAATGCTGATAAGCCAGCGCGGTCGCGAGGCGGCCGCGGGGGGTGCGGTCGAGATATCCGCCCTGGATCAGAAAGGGCTCGTAGACGTCTTCGATCGTGTCCTTCTCCTCGCTGATCGCCGAGGCCAGCGTCTCGACGCCCACCGGCCCTCCTGCGAACTTCTCGATGATCGTGAGCAGGAGTTTCCGATCCATGGGATCGAACCCCTTCTCGTCGATCTCCATCCGGCCGAGGGCTTCGCAGGCGACGGCCTTTGTGATTCGCCCGTCCGCCTTAACCTGCGCAAAATCGCGGACGCGTTTGAGCAGCCGATTCGCAATCCGGGGCGTTCCCCGGGACCGGCGCGCGATCTCTTGCGCTCCGGCGGCGTCGACTTCAATTCCCAAAATCCGCGCCGAGCGGTTCACGATCTCTTCGAGCTCCGGGGTCAGATAGAAGTCCAGCCGGTTGATCACGCCGAACCGCTCGCGCAACGGCGAGGTGAGCAAGCCGGCCCGCGTCGTCGCGCCGATCAGGGTGAAGCGCGGCAGGGCCAGCTTGACGCTTCGCGCGGAGGGGCCCTGTCCGATCACGAGATCCAGCTGGAAATCCTCCATCGCCGGGTAGAGGATTTCTTCCACGGCCGGGTGGAGCCGGTGAATTTCGTCGATGAAAAAGACGTCCCGCTCCGAAAGATTGCTCAAAATCGCCGCGAGATCGCCCGGATGCTCCAGCGCCGGGCCGGAGGTGGCCTTGATATTGACGCCCAGCTCCCGCGCGATGATATGGGCCAGCGTCGTTTTACCGAGTCCCGGCGGTCCGTAGAAGATCACGTGATCCAGAACATCCTCCCGCTGCCGGGCGGCCTGGATATAGATCGTCAGGTTCTCCTTGAGCTTATTCTGACCGACATACTCCGCAAGCGACGTCGGACGGAGCGACGCCTCGTACGTCTTCTCTTCTTCATTCAACTGGTTCGTCAGGATGTGTTCGGGCATTTAGGTTCTTGACAAAACTTTCAGGGACTCCTTGATCAACTCTTCGATTCCCACCGGCCGGGCGGGACCGCCGTTGCCGGACCTCAACACTTTTTTCACCGCGTCTTTGGCGAGGGGCGACTTGTAACCGAGGTTGACCAGCGCCGACACCGCGTCCTCCATCCCTTGCAACTCCTTCTCTTCGGCCGGGCCGACCGCCGTCGAATCCGAGACCGCCACGGCCCGGATCTTCTCCTTTAACTCCAGCACCAGGCGCGCCGCGGTTTTTTGGCCAATGCCCGGAATCGAGCTTAGTTTCGCGACATCTCCTTGATTGACGGCCGCGACCAGTTCGGAGAGCGGAAGCCCGGACAGAATATTGATCGCCAACTTGGGTCCGATTCCGGAGACGCCCAACAACAGAAGAAAGACGTTCTTTTCTTCCCCGCTCGAGAAGCCGTAAAGCTGGAGCGCGTCCTCCCGGACATGGGTGTAGGTCCAGAGATGGACCGACTCGTGCTCGGACGGCAGCCGGTAGAAGGTCGTCAGCGGCATCATCACCTCGTAGCCCACGCCGTGGACATCCACGACGACCGACTGGGGCGTCTTTCGTTTTAAGATTCCGCTCAGCGAAGCAATCATACCGGATGTGCCCTACGCGTTTGTCAAGGCCCGGATCTTGGCCGAATGCAGATAGCAGATCGCCACGGCCAGCGCGTCGGCCGCATGGTGAGTATCGGGCGCCGTCTTGAGGTTCAGGAGACGGCCGACCATGCTCTCGACCTGATCCTTGCGGGCCGCGCCGTACCCGACCACGGCCAGTTTCACCTCGGTCGGCGCGCATTCATGCACCGGGAGCCCGCATGCCTCGGCCGCCAAGAGAGCGATGCCGCGGGCCTGTCCCAGTTTCAACGCGCTTTGAAAATTTTTGGAGACGAACGTGTTTTCGACGACAACGGCCGCCGGTCGCTGTGTCCGGAACACGACCAG
This genomic window from Nitrospiria bacterium contains:
- a CDS encoding MEKHLA domain-containing protein, whose translation is MVISAFLIDHTQRLLSSYRRWTGRDLIPASGSLEERARHLFNVPFVVISHGTEEDPILNYGNQAALTLWEMSWEEFTKTPSRLTAEPMEQAERAKLLTEVSNKGFMDGYRGVRISKTGRRFQVEKAVVWNLIDEHDRYCGQAATFSRWTYL
- the ruvA gene encoding Holliday junction branch migration protein RuvA is translated as MIASLSGILKRKTPQSVVVDVHGVGYEVMMPLTTFYRLPSEHESVHLWTYTHVREDALQLYGFSSGEEKNVFLLLLGVSGIGPKLAINILSGLPLSELVAAVNQGDVAKLSSIPGIGQKTAARLVLELKEKIRAVAVSDSTAVGPAEEKELQGMEDAVSALVNLGYKSPLAKDAVKKVLRSGNGGPARPVGIEELIKESLKVLSRT
- a CDS encoding V4R domain-containing protein encodes the protein MKQVLIDAAAEVVYSQLQHMAKKGEPASQRLSEFAEIFHVLGFGVLELNRITEKGGKVSAPFSHYGFGFLSKWGRQEAPACYFNSGFIEAAAAAAFDKPLGTYRCVEKECIAQGAKACQFELTTEAKARVIQKSVGQGNCNSKVSPRILTNQVDEEGIITAVSGMELVGNEEGYIPAFGVYLTRHFANYYNRISNEFEMRTQKVRGGDINSVVGSLLVEAGHVCAFNTLGGIMKSPEWYQLIYPSLKSREDWMHGIFAVMNALGWGVWRIAELIPNERLVARVFNSYESNGYLGMKYPKSDHGICYLATGATAGLANLLYTGDITVKPELSEDYYKKLFRNSHTFVAKEVKCRGKGDPFCEIVAQRR
- the ruvB gene encoding Holliday junction branch migration DNA helicase RuvB is translated as MPEHILTNQLNEEEKTYEASLRPTSLAEYVGQNKLKENLTIYIQAARQREDVLDHVIFYGPPGLGKTTLAHIIARELGVNIKATSGPALEHPGDLAAILSNLSERDVFFIDEIHRLHPAVEEILYPAMEDFQLDLVIGQGPSARSVKLALPRFTLIGATTRAGLLTSPLRERFGVINRLDFYLTPELEEIVNRSARILGIEVDAAGAQEIARRSRGTPRIANRLLKRVRDFAQVKADGRITKAVACEALGRMEIDEKGFDPMDRKLLLTIIEKFAGGPVGVETLASAISEEKDTIEDVYEPFLIQGGYLDRTPRGRLATALAYQHFGKPLHPNRPKPQQADLL
- the pheA gene encoding prephenate dehydratase, which codes for MAGAKDNKNIAQLRRLIDKLDEQILALLNRRAKIVMQIGKLKKASLSDLHAPAREMEIYERLSNLNKGPFPKEALRAVYREIISASLSLEGPLKVAYLGPKATFTHLASQRQFGFSASYLPVNSIKDVFSEVERGRADYGVVPIENSTEGVVNHTLDMFVDSPLKIVGEVMQEVSLHLMNKSGKMEDVKHICSHPQPFAQCRVWLENHLPHIPTTEVYSTARAAELCTEDASAAAIASELAAQLYGLQIIQRRVEDNIHNFTRFLVVSSKGLGRTGRDKTSIMFTIRDRVGALHDMLQPFSQHGINLTKIESRPSRKKAWEYIFFVDLEGHQDDDRVRRALDQLNEQCLFLKVLGSYPAAKEKGKGNE
- the ruvC gene encoding crossover junction endodeoxyribonuclease RuvC; the encoded protein is MRVIGIDPGTVTTGYGVVDEEDHRLSYVASGSITTAARESLPKRLKKIYDELLVVFRTQRPAAVVVENTFVSKNFQSALKLGQARGIALLAAEACGLPVHECAPTEVKLAVVGYGAARKDQVESMVGRLLNLKTAPDTHHAADALAVAICYLHSAKIRALTNA
- a CDS encoding methyltransferase domain-containing protein, encoding MTHFDPNQFIETQRKDWNRVSAAWEKWDAWLNVRMEPCTRHLLEKARLEPGHQVLDLGSGTGYPAIPAAERVGTSGHVTGIDIAEDMLAVARRKAAKRGLNHVTFRQADVASLSFEADRFDAVTSRFCLMFLPHLDKTLGEMHRVLKPGGRVATAVWAAKEKNPYITLPMGVLKEYMEMPPVDPSVPGIFYLERSGDLQGRMKAAGFTDLREEEVPIEGVFASEKEYLECLREMAAPLQGLFEKVPQEKRTEADEKMVGAAERFRRGAEVRIPGVALAVSGIKPS
- a CDS encoding aldo/keto reductase, translating into MLYTKLGRTGLRVSRLCLGTMNFGPETSEKESHAIMDETLALGINFFDTANVYGWKKGEGWTEQIIGRWLAQGGGRREAIVLATKVYGRMGDRPNERALSAYHIRRACEESLRRLRTDHIDLYQMHHIDRDTPWEEIWQAMEHLVHEGKVIYIGSSNFSGWQIATANQTAARRNFMGLVSEQSIYNLQNRMIELEVIPACREYGLGLIPWSPLAGGLLGGALKKTAKGRRTDSETQALAEKHRPQIERYEAFCKKIGEPPAVVALAWLLANPFVTAPIIGPRTMDQLKSSLRALEVRLDEMSMKELDTIWAGPGGEAPEAYAW